The Candidatus Endomicrobium procryptotermitis DNA segment CTGAACTCGCAGAAATAGTCAATGATAAAGAGGAGAGGGATTTACGAACTGATCGTGGCTTTATGGAAGCAGCACGTCTTAATCTGGAGGAATATAATGGCTGAAAATAAAAAATATACGCTTGATCAGAAACGTGAATGTATAAAACGTGAGCTTGGGTACCGTAAGAGCGTTTATCCGAGGCTTGTGACACAAGGTAAGATCAAGCGGATCACGAAATAAGCATAATGCAGGCAGTTCTTGACGATCTGTACAAGAAGAAAGCGCCGGGGGAACTTCTTTAGATGCTGACTCATGGTTCTTTCTTCTCGGGTGTGGGTTGCTTTGATTTGGCAGCTAAGCGTTGTGGCATTAAGAGTATCTTTCATTGTGAAAGGGAATATATGGAGAGAGGAGTGGACTTTGGAATGAATATTACAAAATTATATGCAATGTTAGACCACCATACATTATTGCCGAAAACTCTTCAATGCTGCTTATTCGAGGATTCGAACGAGTCATTGCCGATCTTTCCAAAATCGGGTATTGCATTGAATGGAAAACTATACGAGCGAGTGATTTCGGATATCCACATAAGAGAGAAAGGCTTTTTATCATTGCCTACACCAGTAAAATGCGATGCAAAAATAATATTGAAGAAAGTATCTTCATTCCGAAAATATTACGACAATGGACATCAAGACAAGTTGCTTTACCAATGCCAATTAAACGGTATGACTCCGAGACAAACTTTGACGGTTTACGAATTAATGATGGGTTTGCCGGAAAATTGGACGAAGATTTTAAAAGAAGAATAGAATGTTGCGGTAATGCGATAGTTGTAGATATTGCGCAAGCTTTATTTGAGTGTATTCAATATTTTAATGAAAGGATCGATTGTTAATGCAAAAAGAAGTCATTGGAAATCATATCCTATATTGCGGAGATTGTCTCGAAGTGATGACTGAACTTGGAGGTAAAAGCATTGATTTAGTGTTTACGGATCCGCCTTATTATGATGCTGTGGAAAAACTTAATTATCATAAGCAGCGGTCAGTGACGAAATTAGGAGTAAAGACCCGGAGCTATAAGAAGTTCAATAATTGGAAAGTACCTAAAAACAATGTTTATCAGGAACTTTTACGGATCTCAAAAGAGCAGATAATTTGTGGTATTAATTATTTTTCAGACTTTGTTGATGTCCCTTCAGGCAGAATTATATGGGATAAAAAGAGATCCGGTAGGCTTCCTTTTTCTGATGCAGAAATAGCATCGGTTTCAATGATCGAAACTGTGAAAATGTATAGGTTCAGATGGGACGGCATGCTTCAAGAAGACATGAAAAATAAAGAAAATAAGTTCCACCCTACCCAAAAGCCAGTAAAGTTGATGTGTGATATTCTAAGGGATTTTTCTAAGGACGGACAGACTGTTTTTGATGGATATGCCGGAAGCGGCAGCTTTGCTATAGCCTGCGAAAGACTAGGGCTTAGTTATATAGGCTGCGAAATAGAAGAATATTATTTTGATAAGGCCTGCCGTCGACTTGAAAATGAGTTGAAACAGCCAAAACTTAATTTAATCCAAAATCAGATAAAAGCAGATCAGATTCAATTAAATATTTAGCATAAATAAAAATAAGGAAGGAACACATGTCAAAAATCATTTACTTGGACACAGAAACAACCGGATTGGACAAAGAGAAGAACGATATTATTCAGGTGGCCGGAATCATCGGGAAGCATGTCAATAAATTTGATAAAACAGACAAGTTTTATCTCGCCGGACAGAATGTGAAGTTTGATCTTGAGTTCTTACACTCATGGGCTAAGAAAAACGGTGATATTTATCTTGGGTCATACTTTTGGTGGTATGTGATAGATTTATACGTTTTCACGGCCGCTGCAAAAGCGTGGGGCTGGTACGAATTTGAAACGTTAAAGCTCTCTGATGTTTGCAAAACTCTTAAAGTGGAAATTGAGAATGCACATGACGCTTTAGCTGATATTGAAGCAACGAAAAAGTGTATAGAAGTGTTTAGATTTGCAATTCCGTTTTAAAGGAGGTTTGTTATGGGGATATTTAAGGAGTTGGAAGATTTTAATGAATCGCATAAAGCGTGTATAGATTCTTTTGTTTCACGCGCGCTAGCAAAAGAATACGAAGAGAAAATAAAACGAACTAAGCAGAAACTCCGAGATATGATCGAAAAAAAAGAAAACGAAAATGTTAAGGATATTAATTTTGAAGAGGATAATTATGACGCGGGCTATGCGGTTGCCTGTTCCGATATTAAGGAGGAGCTATGAGAGAAAAGAGAATTACAGTTGTTGAGGTTGGGAGCAGACAATGTCCATTAGCCACAAGCATTGACGGATTAAAAATAATCTGTAAAAAAACAGGAGAGACAGGGGATTGCGATTTGAATTATAGCCGCTGTAAACAAGGTCTTACCGAATTCGATCTACTTAAAAGAATGAAAAAAGCATATAAGAAAGCAGTTGATGAATATATAAAGAATAGACCTGAAGGCATAAATGAGTTGCATGAGCCGACATTGCATAACATCGGAATGAAAGCAGCGGTGGAGGCTTTGAGATGAAAGAAAAAATAAAATATGAAGTTTTGAAACTTGTTGGCGATGAAAGAGAAAGGCAGGATAGAAAGTGGGGTGAGCAAAACCACGATTTGCCATTATGGGTAGGAATCCTTGGGGAAGAATATGGCGAATTTTGTCAAGCAGTAAACGAAACAGTTTTTGATAACGGCACTGAAGAATATAAAAAGGGCGGCATGGATAATATCGTGAAAGAATTGACACAGGTTGCCGCTGTTGCAATAGCGTGTCTTGAGTGTATAAAAAGAAATCAGGTAAGTAGAGAGGTATAAAATGCAAGAACTCTTAAAACAGGTTCAGGAGATTTTTCCGAAAGCTGAAATGCTAACGGATGATTGTATTCTTTTAGAAGATAGCCTTTATTTTCGTTACAACGCCGTCAAAGATGAATATTATATTGCAACAACTGACAAAAAACGCTCTTATGGCGCAGAAAAGATTAAAAGAGTGCTTGAGTTGCCACTCAGGCAAAAGGAGCAAGTAAATGCCAAAAATAACGATTAAAGGTTTTAATATGCCGAAAAACTGTAATAAATGTCGTTTATCCTCAACAAAGGTTGCGTCCGGAAACTTAGTCCTATTTGAATGTTATATTACGGGCAAAGAAGTAGATTTTAATTACGGATATGAATACAGACCATCATACTGTCCACTTATAGAAATTGATAAAGGAGAATAACGTGGCAAAAGATACTTTCTATTTTTCACACGATTACGGCGCGAGGAATGACCCTAAAATGCAGAATCTGTTAATGGCTATGGGGCATGAAGGCAAAGGGCTTTATTGGGATATAATTGAGTTTATGTACGAACAGGGCGGATATTTAAAACTTGATGACATTGACACAATCGCATTCTCACTCCGTACAAAGCCAGAATTAATCCATGAATTAATTAATAATTTCGGGCTATTTGAAAAAGATAAAAAGCATTTTTACTCAAAATCTGTTTTAAAAAGACTTGATAAGAGGGTTGAAAAATCAGAGAGAGCAAAAGAGAGCGCAAGTAAAAGATGGCAAAAAAAAGAAGTTGAAAAATCAATCAAAAATGCGAACGCATTGCGAACGCATTGCGAAGG contains these protein-coding regions:
- a CDS encoding DNA cytosine methyltransferase, whose product is MYGERSGLWNEYYKIICNVRPPYIIAENSSMLLIRGFERVIADLSKIGYCIEWKTIRASDFGYPHKRERLFIIAYTSKMRCKNNIEESIFIPKILRQWTSRQVALPMPIKRYDSETNFDGLRINDGFAGKLDEDFKRRIECCGNAIVVDIAQALFECIQYFNERIDC
- a CDS encoding site-specific DNA-methyltransferase yields the protein MTELGGKSIDLVFTDPPYYDAVEKLNYHKQRSVTKLGVKTRSYKKFNNWKVPKNNVYQELLRISKEQIICGINYFSDFVDVPSGRIIWDKKRSGRLPFSDAEIASVSMIETVKMYRFRWDGMLQEDMKNKENKFHPTQKPVKLMCDILRDFSKDGQTVFDGYAGSGSFAIACERLGLSYIGCEIEEYYFDKACRRLENELKQPKLNLIQNQIKADQIQLNI
- a CDS encoding MazG-like family protein; this translates as MKEKIKYEVLKLVGDERERQDRKWGEQNHDLPLWVGILGEEYGEFCQAVNETVFDNGTEEYKKGGMDNIVKELTQVAAVAIACLECIKRNQVSREV